One genomic region from Cellulomonas hominis encodes:
- a CDS encoding isochorismate synthase has protein sequence MTSPLGDRDRAASPHPEPLVVRTVALDAPDDLLSLLPEDAPLTWVRRGDGLVGWGEAARVTVAGAGRFADAERAWQQLVAHAVVRDEVRLPGTGPVAFGSFAFDDTSAAGGVLVVPRVVVGRRDGQAWLTVVETAGTLGPAPDWALVARHVAALTPVRSPGAVTYGPGSVAEADWPDVVARGVAAVRAGELDKVVLARDEEARTAEPLDVRHALGRLAERYPTCWTFSVDGLIGATPELLVRSEKGLVTSRVLAGTIRRTGDDDADLAHAAILAHSSKDLEEHEYAVTSVAKALAPFCSSTNVPDAPFVLHLPNVLHLASDVTGVLAGAGEPGAAHPTSLALAAALHPTAAVCGTPTDAARLLIRRIEGMDRARYAGPVGWVGADGDGEWGIGLRSAQVDPEDPHRLRLFAGCGIVAASDPAAELAESRAKLVPMHDALASD, from the coding sequence ATGACCAGCCCGCTTGGCGACCGCGACCGCGCGGCGTCCCCGCACCCCGAGCCGCTCGTGGTGCGCACCGTCGCACTCGACGCCCCCGACGACCTGCTGTCCCTGCTCCCCGAGGACGCCCCGCTCACCTGGGTGCGCCGCGGCGACGGGCTGGTCGGCTGGGGCGAGGCGGCCCGGGTGACCGTCGCCGGCGCGGGCCGGTTCGCCGACGCCGAGCGGGCGTGGCAGCAGCTCGTCGCGCACGCCGTGGTCCGGGACGAGGTGCGCCTGCCGGGCACCGGTCCGGTCGCGTTCGGGTCGTTCGCGTTCGACGACACCTCCGCCGCGGGCGGCGTGCTCGTCGTGCCCCGCGTGGTCGTGGGCCGCCGGGACGGGCAGGCGTGGCTGACGGTGGTGGAGACCGCCGGGACGCTGGGCCCCGCACCGGACTGGGCGCTGGTCGCCCGGCACGTGGCCGCGCTCACCCCGGTCCGCTCCCCCGGCGCGGTCACCTACGGGCCCGGCTCCGTCGCCGAGGCGGACTGGCCGGACGTCGTCGCGCGGGGCGTCGCCGCGGTCCGGGCCGGCGAGCTGGACAAGGTCGTGCTCGCCCGCGACGAGGAGGCCCGCACCGCCGAGCCGCTCGACGTCCGGCACGCCCTGGGCCGGCTCGCCGAGCGGTACCCGACCTGCTGGACGTTCTCCGTCGACGGCCTGATCGGCGCCACCCCCGAGCTGCTGGTCCGGTCGGAGAAGGGCCTCGTGACGTCGCGGGTCCTGGCCGGGACGATCCGCCGCACCGGGGACGACGACGCCGACCTCGCGCACGCCGCGATCCTCGCGCACTCGTCGAAGGACCTCGAGGAGCACGAGTACGCCGTGACCTCGGTCGCCAAGGCGCTCGCGCCGTTCTGCTCGTCGACGAACGTGCCGGACGCGCCGTTCGTCCTGCACCTGCCGAACGTGCTGCACCTGGCCTCCGACGTCACCGGCGTGCTCGCCGGGGCCGGGGAGCCGGGCGCCGCGCACCCCACGTCGCTCGCCCTCGCCGCCGCGCTGCACCCCACCGCCGCCGTCTGCGGGACGCCCACGGACGCCGCGCGGCTGCTGATCCGCCGGATCGAGGGCATGGACCGCGCCCGCTACGCCGGGCCGGTCGGCTGGGTCGGCGCCGACGGCGACGGCGAGTGGGGCATCGGCCTGCGGTCGGCCCAGGTCGACCCCGAGGACCCGCACCGGCTGCGGCTGTTCGCCGGCTGCGGCATCGTCGCGGCCTCCGACCCGGCGGCGGAGCTCGCGGAGTCCCGCGCCAAGCTGGTCCCGATGCACGACGCGCTCGCGTCGGACTGA
- a CDS encoding S1C family serine protease, whose protein sequence is MTTTPEGPRPADDAAAPQPTTPTERVEVPAADATAATQAVPAAETTAAPQAQDAPTQRITADETRPLPTAPQAAAPHPAYPAPYQHGAPQAAPAPQQPRYGQLAPQQPAPPQYAAPQHQPYAGQQPTAPQPVAPHAAAPHAAAPQQPGQHDPLAAFRAPATGGAGQPPAGGPEHPAPFGPPAPEGAPRKERNKLWIPVVSAAAAAALLGGIGGATLVNAFDGGSSSGTRAADISSIGRAENDAVPVSGSSAENPDWQAVASAVQASVVAIQVTTSSGGAEGSGVIVDTDGHIVTNNHVVSGAENDQVQVTLTDGRIFTADVVGTDPATDLAVIQLQDAPDDLSAATFGDASEVTVGDPVMAVGNPLGLANTVTTGIVSALDRPVSTTESGASEAVVTNAIQIDAAINPGNSGGPLFDAQGRVIGITSSIATTSSESGSIGLGFAIPVNVADMIASQLIQDGTAEHAFLGVGLSDATATADGVTRAGASVQSVSDGSPAADAGLEQGDVIVAIDGKAVAGAESLTGYVRAHASGDEVTLTVVRDGKSLDVDVTLATREETSTSGSGQGSGDQGQQGGQQAPGGLENMTPEQLWEWFQQQQQQQGGGQG, encoded by the coding sequence ATGACCACCACCCCCGAGGGACCCCGGCCCGCCGACGACGCCGCGGCGCCGCAGCCGACCACGCCGACCGAGCGGGTCGAGGTGCCCGCCGCCGACGCCACCGCCGCGACCCAGGCCGTCCCCGCCGCCGAGACCACCGCCGCGCCGCAGGCGCAGGACGCGCCGACGCAGCGCATCACCGCGGACGAGACGCGGCCGCTGCCGACCGCGCCGCAGGCCGCCGCGCCGCACCCGGCCTACCCGGCGCCGTACCAGCACGGTGCGCCGCAGGCCGCGCCCGCCCCGCAGCAGCCGCGGTACGGCCAGCTCGCGCCGCAGCAGCCCGCGCCGCCGCAGTACGCCGCGCCGCAGCACCAGCCGTACGCCGGGCAGCAGCCGACCGCGCCGCAGCCGGTCGCGCCGCACGCCGCGGCCCCGCACGCCGCCGCCCCGCAGCAGCCGGGTCAGCACGACCCGCTCGCCGCCTTCCGCGCCCCCGCCACGGGCGGCGCGGGCCAGCCACCCGCCGGCGGTCCGGAGCACCCGGCCCCGTTCGGCCCGCCGGCCCCGGAGGGCGCCCCGCGCAAGGAGCGGAACAAGCTCTGGATCCCGGTCGTCAGCGCGGCGGCCGCGGCCGCCCTGCTCGGCGGGATCGGCGGCGCGACGCTGGTGAACGCGTTCGACGGGGGCTCGTCCTCCGGCACGCGCGCCGCGGACATCTCATCCATCGGCCGCGCCGAGAACGACGCGGTGCCGGTGTCCGGCTCGTCCGCGGAGAACCCGGACTGGCAGGCCGTCGCGTCCGCCGTCCAGGCGTCCGTGGTCGCGATCCAGGTCACGACGAGCAGCGGCGGGGCGGAGGGCTCCGGCGTGATCGTCGACACCGACGGCCACATCGTCACGAACAACCACGTCGTGTCCGGCGCCGAGAACGACCAGGTGCAGGTCACGCTGACCGACGGCCGCATCTTCACCGCGGACGTCGTCGGCACCGACCCGGCCACCGACCTCGCCGTCATCCAGCTCCAGGACGCCCCGGACGACCTGTCCGCCGCGACCTTCGGCGACGCGAGCGAGGTCACCGTCGGCGACCCGGTCATGGCGGTCGGCAACCCGCTCGGCCTGGCGAACACCGTGACCACCGGCATCGTGTCCGCCCTGGACCGCCCGGTGTCCACCACGGAGTCCGGCGCGTCCGAGGCCGTCGTCACCAACGCCATCCAGATCGACGCGGCGATCAACCCCGGCAACTCCGGGGGTCCGCTGTTCGACGCGCAGGGCCGGGTCATCGGCATCACGTCGTCGATCGCGACCACGTCCAGCGAGTCCGGGTCGATCGGCCTCGGCTTCGCCATCCCGGTGAACGTGGCGGACATGATCGCCTCGCAGCTGATCCAGGACGGCACCGCGGAGCACGCGTTCCTCGGCGTCGGGCTCTCGGACGCCACGGCCACCGCCGACGGCGTGACCCGCGCCGGCGCGTCGGTGCAGTCCGTCAGCGACGGCTCGCCCGCCGCGGACGCCGGCCTCGAGCAGGGTGACGTCATCGTCGCGATCGACGGCAAGGCGGTCGCCGGTGCCGAGTCCCTGACCGGCTACGTCCGGGCGCACGCCTCGGGCGACGAGGTCACGCTGACCGTGGTCCGCGACGGGAAGTCGCTCGACGTGGACGTCACCCTCGCCACCCGCGAGGAGACGAGCACGTCCGGCTCCGGTCAGGGCTCCGGCGACCAGGGTCAGCAGGGCGGCCAGCAGGCGCCCGGCGGCCTGGAGAACATGACCCCCGAGCAGCTGTGGGAGTGGTTCCAGCAGCAGCAGCAGCAGCAGGGCGGCGGCCAGGGCTGA